A genomic window from Tolypothrix sp. PCC 7910 includes:
- a CDS encoding GNAT family N-acetyltransferase, which translates to MRTKVKLIHGTDGITVEADLVELAQKHVIDYAGKWKEQLKLHGQEDKFWDWEFKLQSMINKQPNREGYAVEYESDTQGLMLIETQMHGSRLSEGKRLIYVDGIASAPWNREIIQSPPQFKGVGTALLAFARNRSIELGYEGRVGLHSLPGAEEFYDRQGMIDLGEDEDYDDLVYFEYGVRRFLEERSQG; encoded by the coding sequence ATGCGAACAAAAGTAAAACTAATTCACGGTACTGATGGAATAACCGTGGAAGCAGATTTAGTAGAACTGGCGCAGAAGCACGTTATTGATTATGCTGGCAAATGGAAAGAACAGTTAAAACTTCACGGGCAAGAAGATAAATTTTGGGACTGGGAGTTTAAACTTCAGTCAATGATTAACAAACAACCAAACCGCGAAGGCTATGCAGTTGAATATGAAAGTGATACTCAAGGTTTGATGTTAATTGAAACCCAAATGCATGGTTCTCGGTTGTCAGAGGGCAAACGCTTAATTTATGTTGATGGCATTGCTTCTGCGCCCTGGAATCGAGAAATTATTCAAAGTCCGCCACAATTTAAAGGTGTCGGAACTGCACTATTGGCATTTGCCAGAAATCGCAGTATAGAACTAGGTTATGAGGGTAGAGTAGGGTTACATTCATTACCAGGAGCAGAGGAATTTTATGATCGTCAAGGGATGATTGATTTGGGAGAAGATGAAGATTATGACGATTTAGTCTACTTTGAATATGGAGTACGCCGTTTTCTGGAAGAACGCAGTCAAGGTTAA
- a CDS encoding XRE family transcriptional regulator → MASQEQIEEVVMLPLTEVGSIRWTKERGQKMRSLRGDMPLVTLSKKLAEYDVDMSRQYLNRMETFTEVKSASPELVTGLCKVFGCTLAELLCLTETKIVQLGVDKCNL, encoded by the coding sequence ATGGCTAGCCAAGAACAGATAGAAGAGGTCGTGATGTTACCACTAACTGAAGTGGGATCTATTAGATGGACAAAGGAGCGCGGGCAGAAAATGCGCTCATTGCGTGGTGATATGCCATTAGTAACTTTATCTAAAAAGCTTGCTGAATATGATGTAGATATGTCTCGGCAGTACTTAAACCGGATGGAAACCTTCACAGAGGTCAAAAGTGCTTCCCCAGAACTCGTTACTGGCTTATGTAAAGTATTTGGCTGTACCTTGGCTGAATTACTGTGTTTAACAGAAACCAAAATTGTGCAATTAGGGGTTGACAAATGCAACCTTTAG
- a CDS encoding IS630 family transposase (programmed frameshift), with amino-acid sequence MKPYSLDFRQKILDTYLSGGISQRQLANKFCVSLGFIEKLLKQYRETASIASKVRTKQTPPKLNEEQIKILEEIVEAKNDATLKEIRFILKEKTGITGGISTVDRMLQRIEISLKKKTLHASEKETERVQLLRVQFWLQLHGIPAENLVFIDEAGANLSLIRHSARSKKGKRAHGSRPQKRCKNVSIIGAIALKGVISQYSILGASDGLTFEAYISQKLVPLLWEGACVIMDNCSIHKGRDIEKLIEAAGAKLIYLPPYSPDFSPIENCWSKIKTLLRSIGARSYPDLAKAIESAFNQVSLNDIYNWFTHSCYCTSPD; translated from the exons ATGAAACCATATTCCCTGGACTTTCGCCAAAAAATATTGGATACATACTTATCAGGTGGAATATCACAACGTCAATTAGCAAACAAATTTTGTGTCAGTTTAGGTTTTATTGAGAAATTACTAAAGCAATATAGAGAAACAGCAAGTATCGCTTCTAAAGTTAGGACAAAACAAACTCCTCCAAAGCTCAACGAAGAACAAATTAAGATTCTGGAAGAAATAGTTGAAGCTAAAAATGATGCGACCTTAAAAGAAATCCGCTTCATTCTCAAAGAAAAAACAGGGATAACAGGTGGTATATCTACGGTAGACAGGATGTTACAGAGGATAGAAATAAGCCTTAA AAAAAAAACATTGCACGCCTCCGAAAAAGAGACTGAAAGAGTTCAATTATTAAGAGTACAGTTCTGGCTTCAACTTCATGGTATACCAGCGGAAAACCTTGTCTTTATTGACGAAGCCGGAGCTAATCTATCTTTAATAAGACACTCTGCTCGTTCTAAAAAAGGTAAAAGAGCTCATGGGTCGCGACCTCAAAAACGCTGTAAAAATGTCTCCATAATTGGAGCGATTGCTCTCAAAGGTGTGATTAGTCAATATAGTATTTTAGGAGCATCTGACGGGCTAACATTTGAGGCTTACATTTCTCAAAAATTAGTTCCTCTTCTGTGGGAAGGCGCTTGTGTAATCATGGATAATTGTTCAATTCATAAAGGTAGAGATATTGAGAAATTAATCGAAGCTGCTGGAGCTAAATTGATTTATTTACCACCATATTCCCCGGATTTTTCACCAATTGAAAACTGTTGGTCAAAAATTAAAACTTTACTACGTTCTATTGGAGCTAGAAGTTATCCAGACTTAGCAAAAGCAATTGAAAGTGCTTTTAATCAAGTCTCGTTAAATGATATTTATAATTGGTTTACCCATTCTTGTTACTGTACTTCACCAGACTGA
- a CDS encoding Rrf2 family transcriptional regulator, whose protein sequence is MELSHKFEYALVAMLEITKSYESREPRQIKEIAEIQNIPVRYLDQLLGILRSGGL, encoded by the coding sequence ATGGAACTTTCGCATAAATTTGAATACGCTCTGGTTGCTATGTTAGAAATTACCAAAAGCTACGAAAGTAGAGAACCACGGCAGATTAAAGAGATAGCGGAAATACAAAATATACCTGTTAGGTATCTGGATCAATTGCTGGGAATATTAAGAAGTGGTGGTCTATAG